A genomic window from Camelina sativa cultivar DH55 chromosome 2, Cs, whole genome shotgun sequence includes:
- the LOC104722704 gene encoding uncharacterized protein LOC104722704 gives MELPVVDLSCYLESSGDDLGTDLLDSCREVSRILRETGALLVKDPRCSAQDNDRFIDMMETYFQKSDDFKRLQQRPHLHYQVGVTPEGVEVPRSLVDEEMQEKFKTMSDEYKPHIPKGPDHKWRYMWRAGPRPSNTRFKELNSEPVIPEGFPEWKEVMDSWGYKMISAVEVVAEMAAIGFGLPKDAFTSLMKQGPHLLAPTGSDLSCYNEEGTIFAGYHYDLNFLTIHGKSRFPGLYIWLRNGEKVAVKVPVGCLLIQTGKQIEWLTAGECIAGMHEVVVTSKTKDAIKLAKEQNRSLWRVSSTLFAHIASDAELKPLGHFAESSLASKYPAIPAGEYVEQELSVINLKGKKGFS, from the exons ATGGAGTTACCCGTCGTAGATCTGTCTTGTTACCTTGAATCATCCGGCGACGATTTGGGAACTGATCTCCTCGATTCGTGCCGAGAAGTGAGCCGGATCCTCAGAGAAACCGGAGCTCTCCTTGTCAAAGATCCGCGATGCAGTGCTCAAGACAACGATCGATTCATCGACATGATGGAGACTTATTTCCAAAAGTCGGATGATTTCAAACGACTCCAACAGAGACCTCATCTCCACTATCAG gTTGGTGTGACGCCGGAGGGAGTTGAAGTTCCTAGAAGTTTGGTTGATGAAGAGATGCAAGAAAAGTTCAAGACTATGTCTGACGAATACAAACCACATATTCCTAAAGGACCAGATCATAAGTGGAGATATATGTGGAGAGCTGGTCCTCGCCCATCCAACACACGGTTTAAG GAGCTCAACTCTGAGCCTGTTATACCGGAAGGTTTTCCAGAGTGGAAAGAAGTAATGGACTCATGGGGTTATAAGATGATATCTGCGGTGGAG gTTGTTGCTGAAATGGCAGCGATCGGGTTTGGTTTGCCTAAAGATGCATTTACATCACTCATGAAGCag GGTCCTCATCTTCTTGCTCCAACGGGAAGTGATCTTAGCTGTTACAATGAGGAGGGGACGATATTTGCAGGATACCACTACGACCTCAATTTTCTAACAATTCATGGAAAAAGTAGATTCCCTGGTCTGTATATTTGGTTAAGGAATGGGGAAAAGGTTGCGGTTAAAGTCCCCGTAGGTTGCCTCTTGATTCAAACTGGAAAACAG ATAGAATGGCTGACTGCTGGAGAATGCATTGCCGGAATGCATGAGGTGGTTGTCACGAGCAAGACTAAGGATGCAATCAAATtagcaaaagaacaaaaccgAAGCCTATGGAGAGTTTCCTCGACT TTGTTTGCCCACATCGCCTCTGATGCCGAGCTGAAGCCTTTGGGTCATTTCGCGGAATCATCACTGGCAAGTAAATATCCGGCGATACCTGCAGGAGAGTATGTTGAACAAGAGCTCTCTGTTATCAATctaaaaggaaagaaaggaTTTTCATAA
- the LOC104722669 gene encoding protein DETOXIFICATION 27-like isoform X2 — translation MQKRKRKGLAMRGGGGEEGSELSVALLKSSHTAEEDGGELKTRVWVETTKLWQIVGPAIFSRITSYSTLVITQAFAGHLGDLELAAISIVNSVIVGFNFGLLLGMASALETLCGQAFGAKKYHMLGIYMQRSWIVLFFIPIYAL, via the exons ATGCAG aaaagaaaaagaaaaggattagCGATGAGAGGTGGCGGCGGAGAAGAAGGATCGGAGTTGAGTGTTGCACTGTTGAAAAGTTCTCATACGGCGGAGGAAGACGGTGGAGAACTGAAGACTAGGGTTTGGGTTGAGACAACAAAGCTATGGCAAATCGTTGGTCCAGCCATATTCAGTCGAATAACGTCGTACTCGACGCTTGTCATCACTCAAGCTTTCGCTGGTCATCTTGGCGATCTCGAACTAGCCGCCATCTCCATCGTTAATAGCGTCATCGTTGGCTTCAACTTTGGTCTCTTG CTTGGAATGGCGAGCGCGTTGGAAACGCTGTGTGGGCAAGCGTTTGGAGCAAAGAAGTATCACATGTTGGGAATCTATATGCAGCGTTCTTGGattgttctcttcttcattcctATTTATGCATTATGA
- the LOC104722669 gene encoding protein DETOXIFICATION 27-like isoform X1, translating into MSQPFVSVWHKSMESWLFSLSMVQQTLLRLKRKRKGLAMRGGGGEEGSELSVALLKSSHTAEEDGGELKTRVWVETTKLWQIVGPAIFSRITSYSTLVITQAFAGHLGDLELAAISIVNSVIVGFNFGLLLGMASALETLCGQAFGAKKYHMLGIYMQRSWIVLFFIPIYAL; encoded by the exons ATGAGTCAACCATTCGTATCAG TTTGGCATAAGAGCATGGAATCATGGTTGTTTTCGTTGAGTATGGTTCAACAAACTCTTCTCAGACTG aaaagaaaaagaaaaggattagCGATGAGAGGTGGCGGCGGAGAAGAAGGATCGGAGTTGAGTGTTGCACTGTTGAAAAGTTCTCATACGGCGGAGGAAGACGGTGGAGAACTGAAGACTAGGGTTTGGGTTGAGACAACAAAGCTATGGCAAATCGTTGGTCCAGCCATATTCAGTCGAATAACGTCGTACTCGACGCTTGTCATCACTCAAGCTTTCGCTGGTCATCTTGGCGATCTCGAACTAGCCGCCATCTCCATCGTTAATAGCGTCATCGTTGGCTTCAACTTTGGTCTCTTG CTTGGAATGGCGAGCGCGTTGGAAACGCTGTGTGGGCAAGCGTTTGGAGCAAAGAAGTATCACATGTTGGGAATCTATATGCAGCGTTCTTGGattgttctcttcttcattcctATTTATGCATTATGA